One Campylobacter lari DNA segment encodes these proteins:
- a CDS encoding FAD-dependent oxidoreductase: MDQKHFDTVVIGGGISGAAVFYELARYTNIQNIALLEKYNNAATLNSHSTSNSQTIHCGDIETNYTLEKARKVKKTADMIVKYGLLQNAQNKFMYSHQKLALAVGDKECEYMKNRYEEFKELYPYIKFYTKNDIKQIEPNVVLGEDGINDRADNIVAMGVEEGEIYTTVDFGLMSQNLIEQACKQGKNTHVAYNQEVIFIEKKDDIFYIKTRDFKEYSAKSIIVNAGAHSLFLAHKMGIGLDKSCFPVAGSFYMAKRKILNGKVYMVQNPKLPFAALHGDPDLLANMNTRFGPTALVIPMLERYHGFKSLPEFFKTLNLDMNVVKICLNLFKDSTIRNYILYNYLFEIPYINKRLFVKDARKIVPSLKTDDIYYAKNFGGVRPQVLDKKAGELMLGEASITEIPGIIFNMTPSPGATSCLGNGYRDAKLICQYLGANFNEDLFTSELL, from the coding sequence ATGGATCAAAAACATTTTGATACCGTAGTAATAGGCGGTGGGATTTCTGGTGCTGCAGTATTTTACGAACTAGCTAGATATACAAATATTCAAAATATTGCTTTATTAGAAAAATACAATAATGCTGCAACTTTAAACAGTCATAGCACAAGCAATTCTCAAACCATCCACTGTGGCGATATAGAAACAAACTATACTCTAGAAAAAGCAAGAAAAGTTAAAAAAACAGCAGATATGATTGTAAAATATGGACTTTTACAAAATGCGCAAAACAAATTTATGTACTCACATCAAAAACTTGCACTTGCGGTTGGAGACAAAGAATGCGAGTATATGAAAAATAGATATGAGGAATTTAAAGAATTATATCCTTACATTAAATTTTACACCAAAAACGATATCAAGCAAATAGAACCTAATGTTGTCTTAGGTGAAGATGGTATCAATGATAGAGCAGATAATATAGTAGCTATGGGTGTAGAGGAAGGTGAAATTTACACCACAGTAGATTTTGGATTAATGAGTCAAAATCTCATAGAGCAAGCTTGTAAACAAGGAAAAAACACTCATGTAGCTTATAATCAAGAAGTTATTTTTATAGAAAAAAAAGATGATATTTTTTATATAAAAACAAGAGATTTTAAAGAATATAGTGCAAAATCAATTATAGTAAATGCAGGTGCGCACTCCTTATTTTTAGCACATAAAATGGGTATAGGTTTAGACAAATCTTGTTTTCCTGTTGCAGGAAGTTTTTACATGGCAAAAAGAAAAATTCTAAATGGTAAAGTTTATATGGTACAAAATCCAAAACTCCCATTTGCTGCGTTGCATGGTGATCCTGATTTATTAGCTAATATGAATACGCGCTTTGGTCCTACTGCTTTAGTTATTCCTATGCTAGAAAGATACCATGGTTTTAAATCATTACCTGAATTTTTCAAAACACTTAACTTAGACATGAATGTAGTCAAAATTTGCCTTAATCTTTTTAAAGATTCTACTATTAGAAATTATATTCTTTATAATTATTTGTTTGAAATTCCTTACATTAATAAAAGACTTTTTGTAAAAGATGCAAGAAAAATAGTTCCTAGTTTGAAAACAGATGATATATACTATGCTAAAAATTTTGGCGGAGTACGTCCACAAGTGCTTGATAAAAAGGCAGGAGAATTAATGCTTGGAGAGGCAAGCATTACTGAAATTCCAGGTATAATTTTCAATATGACACCAAGTCCAGGTGCTACAAGCTGTCTTGGCAATGGTTATAGAGATGCAAAACTTATTTGTCAATACTTGGGTGCTAATTTTAATGAGGATTTATTTACTAGCGAACTACTATAA
- a CDS encoding type III pantothenate kinase — translation MLLCDIGNTTASFLNEQKFHSMSIEQFLQYEPTQKVFYINVNPNLEQRLEQNPLFINLAPYFNFDTIYNNLGVDRVAACYTIEDGVVVDAGSAITVDIISNSIHLGGFILPGIESYKKSFSNISSRLKYELNTQINFDAFPQRTIDALSYGVFKSIYLLIKDSAYDKKLYFTGGDGQFLANFFDYAIYDKFLIFRGMKKAVCENFIL, via the coding sequence ATGCTTTTATGTGATATTGGCAATACAACCGCAAGTTTTCTAAATGAGCAAAAATTTCATTCTATGAGTATAGAACAGTTTTTACAATATGAGCCGACGCAGAAAGTATTTTATATCAATGTTAATCCAAATTTAGAGCAAAGATTAGAACAAAATCCTTTATTTATTAATCTTGCTCCATATTTTAATTTTGATACCATTTATAATAATTTAGGTGTTGATAGAGTAGCAGCGTGTTATACTATAGAAGATGGTGTTGTAGTCGATGCAGGATCTGCAATCACTGTAGATATTATCTCTAATTCTATTCATCTTGGTGGTTTTATTCTTCCTGGTATTGAAAGCTATAAAAAATCTTTTTCTAATATTTCTTCTCGTTTAAAGTACGAACTAAACACTCAGATTAATTTCGATGCTTTTCCTCAAAGAACTATCGATGCTTTGAGTTATGGTGTCTTTAAAAGTATATATTTACTTATAAAAGATAGTGCATACGATAAAAAATTATATTTTACAGGCGGCGATGGGCAATTTCTTGCAAATTTTTTCGACTATGCTATTTATGATAAATTTTTAATTTTTAGAGGTATGAAAAAAGCTGTTTGTGAAAATTTTATACTTTAA
- the gatC gene encoding Asp-tRNA(Asn)/Glu-tRNA(Gln) amidotransferase subunit GatC translates to MQIDDKLLTKLEKLSALKIADEKRQELEEQLSQIVNFVEKLDELKLDDVEAMTSTTKGGTPFRLDESIKSEVFDVISKHAPNSQDGFFIVPKIIE, encoded by the coding sequence ATGCAAATTGATGATAAATTATTGACTAAACTTGAAAAGCTAAGTGCTTTAAAAATTGCCGATGAGAAAAGACAAGAATTAGAAGAGCAATTAAGTCAAATTGTTAATTTTGTAGAAAAATTAGATGAATTAAAACTTGATGATGTGGAAGCTATGACTAGTACTACAAAAGGTGGAACGCCATTTAGACTAGATGAAAGTATAAAATCTGAAGTATTTGATGTAATTAGCAAGCATGCTCCAAATTCTCAAGATGGATTTTTTATAGTTCCTAAAATAATTGAATAA
- a CDS encoding CvpA family protein: protein MENFSWFDVFVLGLTVILGLKGLVSGLFKEIFGLLGIVGGVLLASRYAKEMAEIINNNFYAIENENLAIFAGFLVLLIVIWIACMALGNILSKMFSMSGLGFIDRIGGFLFGSAKIFLIFAILVACINNIEFLNSSLEKYAKNSYMLDLLRQTGEYIMNTDFTQNGLDKIQEQIIDSNISLNSEVNNAN, encoded by the coding sequence ATGGAAAATTTTTCGTGGTTTGATGTATTTGTTTTGGGCTTAACTGTGATTTTGGGCTTAAAAGGCTTAGTAAGTGGCTTGTTTAAGGAAATTTTTGGTTTATTAGGTATAGTTGGTGGGGTTTTACTTGCTTCAAGATATGCTAAAGAAATGGCAGAAATTATTAATAATAATTTTTATGCAATTGAAAATGAAAATCTCGCAATTTTTGCGGGATTTTTAGTTTTATTAATCGTGATATGGATAGCTTGTATGGCTTTGGGAAATATACTATCAAAAATGTTTAGTATGAGTGGTCTTGGTTTTATAGATCGCATTGGTGGATTTTTATTTGGCAGTGCTAAAATATTTTTGATTTTTGCAATTTTGGTAGCTTGTATTAATAATATAGAATTTTTAAATTCAAGCTTGGAAAAATATGCTAAAAATAGTTATATGTTGGATTTACTTAGGCAAACAGGTGAATATATAATGAATACGGATTTTACTCAAAATGGTTTAGATAAAATACAAGAACAAATTATAGATTCTAATATAAGTCTAAATTCGGAGGTAAATAATGCAAATTGA
- a CDS encoding Fur family transcriptional regulator, translating into MQIENIEYDVLLERFKKTLKDNGLKYTKQREVLLKTLYNSDMHYTPESLYVEIKQKNPELNVGIATVYRTLNLLEESGMATSISFGASGKKFELANKPHHDHLICKSCGEIVEFENPIIEQQQMLIAKEYNFKLTGHLMQLYGLCPQCSKK; encoded by the coding sequence ATGCAAATTGAAAATATAGAATATGATGTTTTGCTTGAACGTTTTAAAAAAACACTTAAAGATAATGGTCTAAAATATACTAAACAAAGAGAAGTGCTTTTGAAAACCTTATATAATAGTGATATGCATTATACCCCAGAAAGCTTATATGTAGAAATTAAACAAAAAAATCCCGAACTAAATGTAGGCATTGCGACAGTTTATAGAACTTTAAATTTATTAGAAGAATCGGGTATGGCTACTTCTATATCTTTTGGCGCCTCAGGGAAGAAATTTGAACTTGCAAATAAACCTCACCATGATCATTTAATATGTAAAAGTTGTGGAGAGATTGTAGAATTTGAAAATCCTATTATTGAGCAACAACAAATGTTAATCGCAAAAGAATATAATTTTAAATTAACAGGACATTTAATGCAACTTTATGGTCTATGTCCACAATGTAGTAAAAAATAA
- the lysS gene encoding lysine--tRNA ligase — protein sequence MFDNILEQQKIQKAQELKELGINPYPHFLKKEMSISEYKSKFAYIKDMENQRDENVHGALAGRLKLLRIAGKSVFANIEDEQDNLQIYFNQNILGEEYFAILKKYLEVGDIVLVKGFPFMTKTGEFSLHVEQIQIATKAIVPLPEKYHGLTDIEQRYRKRYLDMIMNSEVRKDFILRSKIVSYIRSFFDNKGFLEVETPMMHPIAGGANAKPFVTYHNALGVERFLRIAPELYLKRLIVGGFEAVYEINRCFRNEGMDLTHNPEFTTIEFYWAYHNYHDLMDLTEELFAMLLDKLNLDKKLEFDEKIIDFSKPFERITYKDALKKYGGLDDELINNKELILEKLKKDGFEANEKLELGHLQAELFDNYVEDKLIDPTFVIDFPISISPLSRRSDKDKDIAERFELFIAGREIANGFNELNDPLDQYERFLKQIEAKNAGDEEACEMDEDFVNALGYAMAPTAGQGIGIDRLVMLLINKKSIRDVVLFPAMRPLKNEIKGE from the coding sequence ATGTTTGATAATATTCTAGAACAACAAAAAATTCAAAAAGCGCAAGAGCTAAAAGAATTAGGGATCAACCCTTATCCGCACTTTTTAAAAAAAGAAATGAGTATAAGTGAATATAAAAGTAAATTTGCTTACATTAAAGATATGGAAAATCAGCGCGATGAAAATGTTCATGGAGCATTAGCAGGAAGATTAAAGCTTCTTAGGATAGCCGGTAAATCAGTATTTGCTAATATAGAAGATGAGCAAGATAATCTGCAAATTTATTTTAATCAAAATATTTTAGGGGAAGAATACTTTGCCATTTTAAAAAAATATCTTGAAGTAGGAGATATTGTTTTGGTTAAAGGCTTTCCTTTTATGACAAAAACAGGAGAATTCAGTCTTCATGTAGAACAAATTCAAATAGCTACAAAAGCCATAGTGCCTTTGCCGGAAAAATATCATGGGTTGACAGATATTGAGCAAAGGTATAGAAAAAGATATCTTGATATGATTATGAATAGTGAGGTGAGAAAAGATTTTATTTTGCGTTCTAAAATCGTTTCTTATATTAGATCTTTTTTTGATAATAAAGGATTTTTGGAAGTTGAAACTCCTATGATGCATCCTATTGCTGGGGGAGCAAATGCAAAGCCTTTTGTGACTTATCACAATGCTTTGGGTGTGGAAAGATTTTTAAGAATTGCCCCAGAATTATATCTAAAACGTTTGATTGTAGGTGGTTTTGAGGCAGTTTATGAGATTAATAGATGTTTTAGAAATGAAGGGATGGATTTAACACATAATCCTGAATTTACTACAATTGAGTTTTATTGGGCTTATCATAATTATCATGATTTAATGGATTTAACAGAAGAGCTTTTTGCTATGCTTTTAGATAAGTTAAATTTAGATAAAAAACTTGAATTTGATGAAAAAATAATTGATTTTTCTAAGCCATTTGAAAGAATTACTTATAAAGATGCATTAAAAAAATATGGTGGTTTAGATGATGAGCTTATTAACAATAAAGAATTAATCTTAGAAAAGCTAAAAAAAGACGGCTTTGAAGCTAATGAAAAATTAGAATTAGGTCATTTACAAGCTGAACTTTTTGATAATTATGTTGAAGATAAATTGATTGATCCTACTTTTGTGATAGATTTTCCTATTTCTATAAGTCCTTTATCTAGAAGAAGTGATAAAGATAAAGATATTGCTGAAAGATTTGAGTTGTTTATTGCAGGTAGAGAAATTGCTAATGGATTTAATGAGCTTAATGATCCACTAGATCAATATGAAAGATTTTTAAAGCAAATTGAAGCAAAAAATGCAGGCGATGAAGAAGCATGTGAAATGGATGAAGATTTTGTTAATGCGCTAGGTTATGCTATGGCGCCAACCGCAGGTCAAGGTATAGGAATAGATAGATTAGTTATGCTTTTAATTAATAAAAAATCAATTCGCGATGTAGTGCTTTTCCCAGCCATGAGACCACTTAAAAATGAGATAAAAGGAGAGTAA
- a CDS encoding serine hydroxymethyltransferase — MLENFDKEIFDLTQKELARQCDGLEMIASENFTIPEVMEVMGSILTNKYAEGYPGKRYYGGCEFVDEIETIAIERCKKLFNCNFANVQPSSGSQANQGVYMALLNPGDRILGMDLSHGGHLTHGSKVSSSGKVYESFFYGVELDGRINYDKVREIAKEVKPKLIVCGASAYPRVIDFAKFREIADEVGAYLFADIAHIAGLVVAGEHPSPFPYAHVVSSTTHKTLRGPRGGIIMCNDEEIAKKINSAIFPGIQGGPLMHVIAAKAVGFKYNLSDEWKIYAKQIIKNTATLAQVLIDRKYDLVSGGTDNHLILLSFLNKEFSGKDADLALERAGITANKNTVPGETRSPFVTSGLRLGTAALTARGFKEEQIAIVANYIADILDDIQNTKLQEEIKVKLKDLASNFIIYERALF, encoded by the coding sequence ATGTTGGAAAATTTTGATAAAGAAATTTTTGATTTAACCCAAAAAGAGTTAGCAAGACAATGTGATGGTCTTGAAATGATAGCAAGTGAAAATTTTACCATACCAGAAGTTATGGAGGTAATGGGTAGCATTTTAACAAATAAATATGCAGAAGGCTATCCTGGTAAAAGATATTATGGTGGATGTGAATTTGTAGATGAGATTGAAACGATTGCTATAGAAAGATGTAAAAAACTTTTTAATTGTAATTTTGCTAATGTACAACCTAGTTCAGGTTCACAAGCAAATCAAGGTGTGTATATGGCATTATTAAATCCTGGTGATAGAATTTTAGGTATGGATTTAAGCCATGGAGGACACTTAACTCATGGTTCTAAAGTAAGTTCTTCTGGAAAAGTTTATGAAAGCTTTTTTTATGGAGTTGAGCTTGATGGAAGAATTAATTATGATAAAGTTAGAGAGATAGCAAAAGAAGTTAAGCCAAAACTTATTGTTTGTGGTGCTAGTGCTTATCCTAGAGTGATTGATTTTGCTAAATTTAGAGAAATAGCAGATGAGGTTGGTGCGTACTTATTTGCTGATATTGCACATATTGCAGGTTTGGTTGTAGCAGGTGAGCATCCTAGTCCATTTCCTTATGCTCATGTTGTAAGTTCTACTACACATAAAACTTTAAGAGGTCCAAGAGGTGGGATTATTATGTGTAATGATGAAGAAATTGCTAAAAAAATCAATTCTGCAATTTTCCCAGGTATTCAAGGTGGTCCACTAATGCATGTAATTGCTGCTAAGGCAGTTGGGTTTAAATATAATTTAAGCGATGAGTGGAAAATTTATGCTAAGCAAATCATTAAAAATACTGCTACTTTGGCGCAAGTTTTAATAGATAGAAAATATGATTTAGTCAGCGGTGGCACTGATAATCATTTGATTTTATTAAGCTTTTTAAATAAAGAATTTAGTGGTAAAGATGCAGATTTAGCACTAGAAAGAGCAGGTATTACAGCTAATAAAAATACTGTTCCAGGTGAAACTAGAAGTCCTTTTGTGACGAGTGGTTTAAGACTTGGAACAGCGGCTTTAACAGCAAGAGGCTTTAAGGAAGAGCAAATTGCTATTGTTGCAAATTATATAGCTGATATTTTAGATGATATACAAAATACTAAATTACAAGAGGAAATCAAGGTTAAACTAAAGGATTTAGCAAGTAATTTTATTATTTACGAAAGGGCTTTATTTTGA
- a CDS encoding DUF1882 domain-containing protein has product MITTMDLALIKMVTSHYYIKRDTIVNKYEYKGRIFFDKFEKVNAPLTASVIQEHMEKKIIVAHSLINSFDKVENIVFDYNGFNAERFWHRAQLVLREEGFINFTAYRTRTNNHLHLYIHKGHTTFNEACSLGSKLSLLFSQKMPVEWKVFPSMDIPREFNILTLPYEVYQKERGASWSKHM; this is encoded by the coding sequence TTGATTACAACAATGGATTTAGCTTTAATTAAAATGGTTACGAGCCATTATTATATAAAGCGTGATACTATAGTAAATAAATATGAATACAAGGGTAGAATTTTCTTTGATAAATTTGAGAAAGTCAATGCTCCATTAACTGCTAGTGTTATACAAGAGCATATGGAAAAAAAGATAATCGTGGCGCATTCTTTGATCAATAGTTTTGATAAGGTTGAAAATATTGTATTTGATTATAATGGTTTTAATGCGGAACGTTTTTGGCATAGAGCACAACTTGTTTTAAGAGAAGAAGGTTTTATTAATTTTACCGCTTATAGAACAAGAACTAATAATCACTTGCATTTATATATCCATAAAGGGCATACAACCTTTAACGAGGCTTGTTCTTTGGGCTCTAAGTTATCTTTACTTTTTTCCCAAAAAATGCCTGTAGAGTGGAAAGTTTTTCCTAGTATGGACATACCTAGAGAATTTAATATCTTGACCTTACCTTATGAAGTTTATCAAAAAGAACGTGGTGCTTCTTGGTCTAAACATATGTAA
- a CDS encoding SPOR domain-containing protein, which translates to MEENNKNEFDDIILQKSNKSEKLKKILLRSIILIIVFLVVMIAMKLINDPSEEKTLQMPSEPQEQAAYENNFNSLPITDSTKEEDEFEALARKLKEESSLADTNTTIEEKQEIPSNSVLDQIATVESKEEPVKVEEKQEEIKPVEKSIEKPIQKPSEKPKNNVVEKSKAPEQSNTNELFESIKTPSVQTQLPAGAYIQVFSLNSLDPKSKELNILKENGYDYKIYKTIVNGKELTKVLVGPYKESELKAELEKVRSKIAKGAFTFRVK; encoded by the coding sequence ATGGAAGAAAATAACAAAAATGAATTTGATGATATTATTTTGCAAAAAAGCAATAAAAGTGAAAAGCTCAAAAAAATTTTACTTAGATCGATTATTTTAATCATTGTATTTTTGGTTGTTATGATAGCAATGAAGCTAATCAATGATCCAAGTGAAGAAAAAACATTGCAAATGCCATCAGAGCCTCAAGAGCAAGCTGCTTATGAAAATAATTTTAATTCTTTACCTATTACAGATAGCACCAAAGAAGAAGATGAATTTGAAGCTTTAGCTAGAAAATTAAAAGAAGAGAGCTCTTTGGCTGATACAAATACTACTATAGAGGAAAAGCAAGAAATTCCAAGCAATAGTGTGTTAGATCAAATTGCTACAGTAGAATCAAAAGAAGAGCCAGTTAAGGTGGAAGAAAAACAAGAAGAGATTAAGCCTGTAGAAAAATCCATAGAAAAACCAATTCAAAAACCTTCTGAAAAACCAAAAAATAATGTAGTTGAAAAATCAAAAGCTCCAGAGCAGAGTAATACAAATGAATTGTTTGAGAGTATAAAAACCCCAAGTGTTCAAACGCAACTTCCTGCAGGTGCTTATATTCAAGTTTTTTCTTTAAATAGTTTAGATCCTAAATCAAAAGAATTAAATATACTTAAAGAAAATGGATATGATTATAAAATTTACAAAACAATAGTAAATGGCAAAGAATTAACAAAAGTTTTAGTTGGGCCTTATAAAGAAAGTGAATTAAAGGCTGAATTAGAAAAAGTACGTTCTAAAATAGCAAAAGGTGCTTTTACGTTTAGAGTAAAATGA
- a CDS encoding shikimate dehydrogenase — protein sequence MKTFAVIGDPIMHSKSPRMHNNALQALKKDAVYTRYHLTDKTKLKEIVQKFDGANITIPFKEVACEIADFKDESVMHIGSANTLLNKNNKIYAYNTDYLGFLKAIEDFSLIKNALILGAGGTAKALAYALKSRNIEVTITNRSSARFVKLTDYPCFLYDQLDLSKKIDLIINTTSTGLNDEKLPCQEEILKGFFQQAKYAFDVIYGKNTPFLKLARENGLTIKDGAQMLLWQGVFAFELFLECQKTEEIYKAMEMALKLP from the coding sequence ATGAAAACTTTTGCGGTTATAGGCGATCCTATTATGCATTCTAAATCTCCAAGAATGCATAATAATGCCTTGCAAGCTCTCAAAAAAGATGCAGTTTATACAAGATATCATTTAACAGATAAAACAAAATTAAAAGAAATTGTTCAAAAATTTGATGGTGCTAATATCACCATACCTTTTAAAGAAGTAGCTTGTGAAATAGCTGATTTCAAAGATGAAAGTGTTATGCATATAGGCTCTGCTAATACTTTGCTAAATAAAAATAACAAAATTTATGCTTACAATACAGATTATCTAGGATTTTTAAAAGCGATTGAGGATTTTTCTCTTATCAAAAATGCTTTGATTTTGGGTGCTGGGGGTACAGCTAAAGCTTTAGCTTATGCTTTAAAATCTAGAAATATTGAAGTTACAATAACAAATCGCTCTAGTGCTAGATTTGTAAAATTAACCGATTATCCATGTTTTTTATATGATCAGCTTGATTTAAGTAAAAAAATTGATTTGATTATTAATACAACTAGCACAGGTTTAAATGATGAAAAATTACCTTGTCAAGAAGAGATTTTAAAAGGTTTTTTTCAACAAGCCAAATATGCTTTTGATGTGATTTATGGCAAAAATACACCTTTTTTAAAATTAGCAAGAGAAAATGGCTTGACAATAAAAGATGGCGCACAAATGCTTTTATGGCAAGGTGTTTTTGCTTTTGAGTTATTTTTAGAGTGTCAAAAAACAGAAGAAATTTATAAAGCCATGGAGATGGCTTTAAAACTTCCTTAG